Proteins encoded together in one Triticum dicoccoides isolate Atlit2015 ecotype Zavitan chromosome 7B, WEW_v2.0, whole genome shotgun sequence window:
- the LOC119340999 gene encoding thiosulfate sulfurtransferase 16, chloroplastic-like: protein MASEFSFARGVSLPAAAHWPPLAFTSYRLRHSAACTRANPRVVAAARAVSVAAARRMPGSVRYGGARVAALRAEEAEVAVPPSVPVRVAYELQLAGHRYLDVRTEGEFGGGHPAGAVNVPYMYSTGSGMAKNPHFLEQVSAIFGRDDEIIIGCQSGKRSLMAAAELCSSGFTAVTDIAGGFSTWRENGLPVNGRGLL, encoded by the exons ATGGCATCCGAGTTCTCCTTTGCCCGAGGCGTctccctccccgccgccgcgcACTGGCCGCCCCTCGCCTTCACCTCCTACAG GCTGCGGCACAGTGCGGCGTGCACCAGGGCGAATCCTCGGGtcgtggcggcggcgagggcggtcTCAGTGGCCGCCGCCAGGAGGATGCCCGGCTCAGTCAG ATACGGCGGCGCCAGGGTAGCGGCGTTGCGGGCGGAGGAGGCCGAGGTGGCCGTGCCACCGTCGGTGCCGGTGCGCGTCGCCTACGAGCTGCAGCTGGCCGGTCACCGCTACCTCGATGTCAG AACGGAGGGCGAGTTCGGTGGTGGGCATCCGGCAGGAGCGGTGAACGTCCCCTACATGTATAGCACCGGCTCAGGAATGGCCAAGAACCCGCACTTTCTCGAGCAAGTGTCGGCGATCTTCGGCAGGGACGACGAGATCATCATC GGATGCCAAAGTGGCAAGAGATCTCTCATGGCGGCAGCCGAACTCTGCTCCTCT GGCTTCACTGCCGTGACCGACATCGCCGGAGGGTTCTCGACTTGGAGGGAGAACGGACTGCCGGTCAATGGACGCGGGCTTCTATAA